The following proteins are co-located in the Macadamia integrifolia cultivar HAES 741 chromosome 3, SCU_Mint_v3, whole genome shotgun sequence genome:
- the LOC122074461 gene encoding reticulon-like protein B16 isoform X3, protein MILSCVCFVQCLHCVHGRLYNFLYFQLPFHQPSNTAKQNFSGLMDKSEDFPVLDAEGDARKENLVDPCCSSSSDCQGYRLFGRQRSLWQIMGGGKAADVIMWKRQHVSFGVIVVATVAWLLFEYSGLSFLSIFSDVFLIIIVIQFIRSNFAVFQNKQLQPLPELVLSEEMVNSAAASFRVKINYLLLMAHDITLGKDFSLFFKVVVCLWFLSVIGSYFSFFTLAYIGCLIKGDNYTDC, encoded by the exons ATGATACTTTCCTGTGTCTGTTTCGTTCAATGCCTCCATTGTGTTCACGGACGCctttataattttctttactTTCAACTTCCTTTCCACCAACCTTCAAACACCGCAAAACAGAATTTTAG TGGATTGATGGATAAGTCAGAAGACTTTCCAGTTCTTGATGCTGAAGGAGAtgcaaggaaagaaaatttGGTTGATCCTTGctgttcttcatcttctgattGCCAGGGTTATCGGTTATTTGGTCGCCAAAGGTCGTTGTGGCAGATAATGGGAGGAGGCAAAG CTGCTGATGTTATCATGTGGAAGCGGCAGCATGTTTCGTTTGGTGTCATTGTTGTTGCCACAGTTGCATGGCTACTGTTTGAGTACTCCGGATTGTCATTCTTGTCAATTTTTTCAGACGTTTTTCTGATTATAATTGTAATCCAGTTTATTCGCTCCAACTTTGCTGTTTTCCAAAATAA GCAACTTCAACCATTACCAGAGCTAGTCTTGTCGGAGGAAATGGTTAATAGTGCTGCGGCATCATTTCGTGTTAAAATCAACTATTTACTGCTCATGGCACATGATATCACGCTTGGCAAAGATTTCAGCCTCTTTTTTAAG GTTGTGGTTTGTTTGTGGTTCTTGTCAGTTATTGGTAGTTATTTCTCATTCTTCACACTGGCATATATTG